The following coding sequences lie in one Agrobacterium vitis genomic window:
- a CDS encoding DUF917 domain-containing protein encodes MSAIISSKDYFDPKDLWIFDRDDLNSLEIGAGILGTGGGGNPYIGKLRARQLLDEGYTLSVLPHQKIHDDALCVSVGGIGAPVVGIERLREGREGLRCIRALEAHLDMTIDAIVCEEIGGSNSMEPLVVAALTGVPVIDCDGMGRAFPEMQMTTFSIYGHSSTPSAMCDVHGNVVLFQHAVSELWHERMARACVVAQGGASTLASAPMTGAFVKQFGIPNSYTQAVSLGQAVRLAQKNHDDPIEAICKKENGKTLFTGKISDLKRHLRGGFVRGEVQLSGIDAHNGETGSVLIQNENLVFFHDGEMECCVPDLILVLDVDSGEAITTEMLRYGQRVAIVALPCHALLRSREALDVVGPKAFGLDGIVYTPMKGS; translated from the coding sequence ATGAGCGCGATTATCTCATCGAAGGATTATTTCGATCCGAAAGACCTCTGGATTTTCGACCGCGATGATCTGAACTCGCTGGAAATCGGCGCTGGCATTCTGGGCACAGGCGGCGGTGGCAATCCCTATATTGGCAAGCTGCGTGCCCGCCAATTGCTGGATGAGGGCTATACGCTCTCGGTTCTGCCACATCAGAAAATCCATGATGATGCGCTTTGCGTTTCCGTGGGTGGCATTGGTGCGCCTGTCGTTGGTATTGAGCGCTTGCGTGAAGGTCGTGAGGGCCTGCGCTGCATCCGCGCGCTGGAAGCGCATCTGGACATGACCATTGACGCCATTGTCTGCGAGGAAATCGGTGGGTCCAATTCCATGGAGCCGCTGGTGGTGGCAGCCCTTACCGGTGTTCCTGTCATTGATTGCGATGGCATGGGCCGGGCCTTCCCGGAAATGCAGATGACCACGTTTTCCATCTACGGCCATAGCTCTACGCCATCGGCCATGTGCGATGTGCATGGCAATGTTGTGCTGTTTCAGCATGCGGTATCCGAGCTTTGGCACGAGCGCATGGCGCGGGCCTGCGTGGTGGCGCAAGGGGGGGCATCGACACTGGCTTCTGCACCGATGACCGGGGCTTTCGTCAAGCAATTCGGCATTCCCAATTCCTACACGCAAGCCGTCAGCCTTGGGCAGGCAGTCAGGCTTGCGCAGAAAAACCACGATGACCCAATTGAAGCCATCTGCAAAAAGGAGAACGGCAAAACGCTGTTCACCGGCAAGATCAGCGATTTGAAGCGCCATTTACGCGGCGGTTTTGTGCGTGGCGAAGTGCAGCTTTCCGGCATTGATGCCCACAATGGCGAAACCGGCTCGGTGCTGATCCAGAATGAAAATCTGGTGTTTTTCCACGATGGTGAGATGGAATGCTGCGTGCCAGACCTGATCCTGGTGCTGGATGTGGATAGCGGCGAAGCCATCACCACCGAAATGCTGCGCTACGGCCAGCGCGTCGCCATCGTGGCCCTGCCATGCCATGCGCTGCTGCGCTCACGCGAAGCACTGGATGTGGTTGGCCCCAAAGCTTTTGGGCTGGATGGCATTGTCTACACCCCGATGAAAGGATCGTGA
- a CDS encoding hydantoinase/oxoprolinase family protein, with amino-acid sequence MYRLGIDVGGTNTDAVVMQGGKVLSGIKAPTSEDVTTGVVEAMEGAIKAAGIDRSLVTNVMIGTTHFTNAVIERKHMTPVAAIRLGLPATACLPPAIDWPEDLKPVVGKHGYMVRGGYEFDGREISPLDEDEIKRIAGEIRANNLKAAAVTCVFGPINAAMEQRTKAILQEHCPGLPVVMSTDIGRIGLLERESAAIMNASLLELAYKTVRAFGEALKSAGLTCPFHITQNDGTLMAAETVKDFPVLTFASGPTNSMRGAAFLTGVQEAIVVDIGGTTSDVGALHLGFPRQAATVVDVGGVRTNFRMPDVFSIGLGGGSLVRGDVETVTVGPQSVGYRITSEAKVFGGATLTATDIAVAAGHVDVGDKSKVADVSPELAKAALARIHQMLENAIERSRVSPEPIPVIAVGGGSILMPDKLGDFQIIRPENFSVANAVGAAIAQISGEVDRVFALENGLTRELCLKQAEEEATKNAVAAGADPTTIQVIEREDVPLAYLPGNATRIHVKVVGEMGGQA; translated from the coding sequence GTGTACCGATTGGGAATAGATGTGGGCGGCACCAATACCGATGCCGTGGTCATGCAGGGCGGCAAGGTTCTGTCCGGTATCAAGGCTCCGACCTCGGAGGATGTCACCACCGGCGTGGTCGAGGCCATGGAAGGGGCGATCAAGGCCGCAGGCATTGACCGCAGCCTTGTGACCAATGTGATGATCGGCACTACCCATTTCACCAATGCGGTGATTGAGCGCAAGCATATGACCCCGGTTGCCGCCATCCGCCTCGGCCTGCCCGCCACTGCCTGCTTGCCGCCTGCCATTGATTGGCCGGAAGACCTGAAGCCCGTGGTTGGCAAGCACGGCTATATGGTGCGCGGCGGTTATGAGTTTGATGGTCGCGAAATTTCGCCGCTGGATGAAGATGAGATCAAGCGTATTGCCGGTGAAATCCGCGCCAACAATCTCAAAGCCGCAGCCGTCACCTGCGTGTTCGGCCCGATCAATGCGGCGATGGAGCAGCGGACCAAAGCAATTTTGCAGGAACATTGCCCGGGCCTGCCCGTGGTCATGTCCACCGACATTGGCCGCATCGGGTTGCTGGAGCGCGAGAGTGCGGCGATCATGAACGCCAGCCTTTTGGAACTGGCCTATAAAACCGTGCGGGCCTTTGGCGAAGCACTGAAAAGTGCGGGTCTCACGTGCCCCTTCCATATCACCCAGAACGACGGCACGCTGATGGCGGCGGAGACGGTGAAAGACTTTCCGGTTCTGACCTTCGCCTCTGGCCCCACCAATTCCATGCGCGGTGCGGCCTTCCTCACCGGGGTGCAGGAAGCCATTGTTGTTGACATTGGCGGCACGACGTCTGATGTCGGGGCGCTGCATCTGGGCTTTCCGCGTCAGGCGGCAACGGTGGTGGATGTCGGCGGCGTGCGCACCAATTTTCGTATGCCGGATGTGTTTTCCATCGGTCTGGGTGGCGGTTCGCTGGTGCGTGGCGACGTTGAGACCGTGACCGTTGGTCCGCAATCGGTGGGCTATCGCATCACCTCTGAAGCCAAAGTGTTTGGCGGTGCAACGCTGACGGCAACCGATATTGCCGTGGCCGCTGGCCATGTCGATGTGGGCGATAAGAGCAAGGTGGCCGATGTCTCACCAGAACTTGCCAAGGCAGCGCTTGCCCGTATCCATCAGATGCTGGAAAATGCCATTGAGCGCAGCCGGGTCTCGCCAGAGCCAATCCCTGTCATCGCCGTTGGCGGCGGCTCTATCCTGATGCCGGATAAGCTGGGTGATTTTCAGATCATCCGGCCTGAGAACTTCTCGGTTGCCAATGCTGTTGGCGCTGCCATTGCCCAGATTTCTGGCGAAGTAGACCGGGTTTTTGCGCTTGAAAATGGCCTGACCCGTGAACTGTGCCTGAAGCAAGCCGAAGAGGAAGCCACGAAAAACGCCGTTGCTGCGGGCGCTGATCCCACCACCATTCAGGTGATTGAACGTGAAGATGTGCCGCTGGCCTATCTGCCCGGCAATGCCACCCGCATCCACGTGAAAGTCGTGGGTGAGATGGGAGGGCAAGCATGA
- a CDS encoding dipeptide ABC transporter ATP-binding protein codes for MADPLLSVQDLTVAFSGYGRVNRVLHDISFNIEAGERVALIGETGSGKSVTSKAILGTLPSNAKVEAGAIAYRGRQLLTLPSGERNKLKGTAFSIIMQDPLSSFNPVFRIGRHLEDVMHYADRNQGIYDTPKGRKQRIFEVLRKVQLGDVERVFNAWPFELSGGMRQRVLIALALLHQPDLLIADEPGTALDVTTQDEILRLINRLVTDEGLSLLMITHNLGVVRQTADRVIVMQHGRIVEHGPLKSVFQTPQQAYTRELMAAVPPLYGEGVVDQPVSDKAPIITLSNVRKLYAKRALFGAKRGHLAVNNINVQVNEGEIFGLAGESGSGKTTLARMMMNLLQPSDGEIVVRGTPRDGALRLSQIVYQNPGTSLNPKRTVEQILAVPLAHVGLDKGQRKARMTELLDLVRLPANFVSKYPHELSGGQKQRVAIARALAANPQIIILDEPTSALDVSVQKTVIELLLDLRAKLGLTYVIISHDLSLMRNFCSRIVIMYKGEIVEQGTPAEVFATARHPYTRALIAAIPVLTDAQEALKPTISEEERGRFLVQSTGQ; via the coding sequence ATGGCTGATCCCTTGCTGAGCGTGCAGGATTTGACCGTTGCCTTCTCCGGCTATGGCCGGGTGAACCGGGTGTTGCATGACATCTCTTTCAACATTGAGGCCGGAGAACGGGTCGCGCTGATTGGCGAAACTGGATCGGGCAAATCCGTGACATCCAAGGCCATTCTCGGCACTTTGCCTAGCAATGCCAAGGTGGAGGCGGGCGCAATTGCCTATCGCGGGCGGCAGTTGTTGACGCTGCCATCCGGTGAGCGCAACAAGCTGAAAGGTACTGCCTTTTCCATCATCATGCAGGACCCGCTGTCCTCCTTCAATCCGGTGTTTCGCATTGGTCGGCATCTGGAAGACGTGATGCATTATGCTGATCGCAATCAGGGCATCTATGACACGCCGAAGGGGCGCAAACAGCGGATTTTCGAAGTGTTGCGCAAGGTGCAATTGGGTGATGTTGAGCGGGTGTTCAACGCCTGGCCGTTCGAACTGTCGGGCGGCATGCGCCAAAGGGTGCTGATTGCGTTGGCGCTTTTGCATCAGCCGGATCTGTTGATTGCTGACGAGCCGGGTACGGCGCTGGATGTGACCACGCAGGATGAAATTCTGCGGCTGATCAATCGGTTGGTGACAGACGAGGGCCTGTCACTGCTGATGATCACCCATAATCTCGGTGTGGTGCGCCAGACAGCGGATCGGGTGATTGTCATGCAGCACGGCCGTATTGTTGAACATGGACCATTGAAATCGGTATTTCAGACCCCACAACAGGCCTATACACGCGAGCTGATGGCGGCGGTGCCGCCGCTCTATGGCGAGGGTGTGGTTGATCAGCCGGTCAGCGACAAGGCCCCGATCATTACCCTGAGCAATGTGCGTAAACTCTATGCCAAGCGGGCGCTGTTTGGCGCCAAGCGCGGCCATCTGGCGGTCAACAACATCAATGTTCAGGTCAATGAGGGCGAAATTTTTGGCCTTGCCGGAGAAAGTGGCTCTGGCAAAACCACGCTGGCGCGGATGATGATGAACCTGTTGCAGCCCAGCGATGGCGAGATTGTTGTGCGCGGCACGCCCAGAGATGGCGCTTTGCGCCTCAGCCAGATCGTCTATCAAAATCCCGGCACATCGCTGAACCCCAAGCGCACGGTGGAGCAGATTTTGGCTGTGCCGCTGGCCCATGTGGGCCTTGATAAAGGCCAGCGCAAAGCGCGCATGACCGAGCTTTTGGACCTCGTGCGTCTGCCCGCCAATTTCGTGTCAAAATATCCGCATGAGCTTTCCGGCGGGCAAAAACAGCGCGTGGCGATTGCGCGGGCGCTGGCGGCCAATCCACAGATCATCATTCTGGATGAACCGACATCGGCGCTGGATGTCTCGGTGCAGAAAACCGTGATTGAGCTGCTGTTAGACCTGCGCGCAAAGCTTGGCCTGACTTATGTGATCATTTCCCACGATCTGTCATTGATGCGCAATTTCTGCTCGCGCATCGTCATCATGTACAAGGGCGAGATCGTTGAACAGGGTACGCCTGCCGAGGTGTTTGCCACAGCCCGCCATCCCTATACCCGCGCCCTCATTGCCGCCATTCCGGTTCTGACCGATGCGCAAGAGGCGTTGAAACCCACCATTAGTGAAGAGGAACGAGGTCGCTTTCTGGTGCAAAGCACCGGACAGTGA
- a CDS encoding ABC transporter permease yields the protein MMSEHNLSAGYMSWYRFSRNPAALIGALIVISVVVMAVVAPLITPFPSHIGSVVDFRHRHNPPNLTNWFGTDKVGRDLFTRTIFGFRVSLLLVFGVLGISVPVGAVLGLCAGYFGGWTERLITGFTNIMLAIPPLVMALAIGNVLEPNLINAMIAITLLWWTWHARLVYRVTVSIAGEDFIEAARLAGAGPIHILFREILPNCIAVISVKTTLDAAFVILFGATLSFLGFGVKPPTPDLGSMVADGRQFLPEKWWEVLAPGGAIFYATLGFNLLGDGLRDMFDVEA from the coding sequence ATGATGAGCGAACACAATCTCTCCGCCGGTTACATGAGCTGGTACCGCTTTTCCCGCAATCCTGCCGCCTTGATCGGCGCGTTGATTGTGATTTCAGTGGTCGTGATGGCCGTAGTTGCACCACTGATCACGCCGTTTCCCAGCCATATCGGCTCTGTTGTTGATTTTCGCCATCGCCACAATCCGCCAAACCTCACCAACTGGTTTGGAACCGATAAGGTGGGCCGCGATCTTTTTACCCGCACCATTTTTGGCTTTCGTGTCTCATTGCTACTGGTGTTTGGCGTGTTGGGAATTTCGGTGCCTGTTGGAGCGGTACTGGGTCTGTGCGCTGGCTATTTCGGCGGCTGGACCGAGCGGTTGATCACCGGATTTACCAATATCATGCTGGCCATTCCGCCGCTGGTGATGGCGCTGGCGATTGGCAATGTGCTGGAGCCAAACCTGATCAATGCGATGATTGCCATTACCCTTCTGTGGTGGACATGGCATGCGCGGCTTGTCTATCGCGTCACGGTGTCCATTGCCGGGGAGGATTTTATCGAGGCGGCGCGTCTCGCCGGGGCTGGTCCCATCCATATCCTTTTTCGGGAAATCCTGCCCAATTGCATTGCGGTGATTTCGGTCAAGACCACACTGGATGCGGCCTTTGTCATTCTGTTTGGCGCGACGCTGTCCTTCCTCGGTTTTGGCGTGAAGCCGCCAACGCCGGACCTTGGCTCCATGGTGGCCGATGGCCGTCAGTTTTTGCCGGAAAAATGGTGGGAAGTGCTGGCCCCCGGCGGGGCGATTTTCTACGCCACCCTTGGCTTCAACCTGCTGGGCGATGGCTTGCGCGACATGTTTGATGTGGAGGCGTGA
- a CDS encoding ABC transporter permease: MILHIVEQIVRRVFSVVMVLFVLSLMIFALARVVPGDPARMALGPSASQEQVTALAREMGLDQPVLVQYGRYITNALQGDLGKSLSSHRLVIHDVVEFLPATLELVVVTVILDLLIAIPLGVIIARHRNTWIDNIGRLFSMVGVTVPSFLFAIGLQLFAANFLPGWPLLGQVNFDLHAPAGPTGFLLVDSLIHGRFDVFTDALQHLVFPALALAMAGIGQITRIMRSAMIENQRKDHVLTLLSFGVPDYVVTFRYLLKLSSVAPLTIMGLEFASLIGNAFVVEMVFGWGGFASYGLNAILQKDLNALMAVVLISGLFFILANLVIDLAVSLIDPRLRFRGGQ, translated from the coding sequence ATGATTTTGCATATTGTCGAGCAGATCGTGAGGCGGGTGTTTTCCGTTGTCATGGTGCTGTTCGTGCTGTCTTTGATGATTTTTGCGCTGGCCCGCGTGGTACCCGGCGATCCGGCCCGCATGGCGTTGGGGCCGTCGGCATCGCAGGAACAGGTCACGGCGCTTGCCCGTGAAATGGGGCTCGATCAGCCTGTCCTCGTGCAATATGGCCGCTACATCACGAATGCCCTGCAAGGCGATCTTGGCAAATCGCTGTCGTCGCATCGTCTGGTCATTCATGATGTTGTTGAATTTCTCCCCGCCACGCTGGAGCTTGTGGTGGTGACGGTCATTCTCGATCTGCTGATTGCCATTCCCCTTGGCGTCATCATCGCCCGCCACCGCAACACCTGGATCGATAATATCGGACGGCTGTTTTCCATGGTCGGCGTCACGGTGCCGTCCTTTCTGTTTGCCATCGGCCTGCAATTGTTTGCGGCAAATTTTCTACCGGGCTGGCCTTTGTTGGGGCAGGTGAATTTCGATCTACACGCTCCCGCCGGGCCAACCGGCTTTCTGCTGGTCGATAGCCTAATCCATGGCCGGTTTGATGTGTTCACCGATGCCCTTCAGCATCTGGTTTTTCCCGCATTGGCACTGGCCATGGCTGGCATTGGCCAGATTACCCGCATCATGCGCTCGGCGATGATTGAAAATCAGCGCAAGGACCATGTGTTGACACTGCTGAGTTTTGGCGTGCCGGATTATGTTGTGACCTTTCGCTACCTGCTCAAGCTGTCGTCTGTTGCGCCCCTGACCATCATGGGGCTGGAATTTGCCTCGCTGATTGGCAATGCCTTTGTGGTGGAAATGGTGTTTGGCTGGGGCGGGTTTGCGTCTTACGGTCTCAACGCCATTTTGCAAAAAGACCTGAACGCCCTGATGGCGGTGGTGCTGATTTCCGGCCTGTTTTTCATTCTCGCCAATCTCGTCATCGATCTGGCTGTGAGCCTGATTGATCCGCGCCTGCGTTTTCGGGGAGGCCAATGA
- a CDS encoding LuxR family transcriptional regulator, whose product MTSPLDAPIGRSDLMARIVHDISPVIVVTAPAGFGKSWLLQALIAALGADAARWTVYDRPTISPDLSRLEQGHRYAIALRPGESLPGLDRLRLYGQVLDLDGEDLLLPQGGLSRRDWDRCAGWPVLLSPGIKCQDALAGQSRLSTFLAEDCLVGLDDADMSALLVCGENWPSWLAMRLPPLAHPATAACQRIKSALPGALEQEMLRRLADPSRAADPSGVLAQALRRNPRNLETVILRLLACDQGKDALSLFCKAGGWFLYYRLGHDAFLRVVTGLEAGCDDLPEELAISRAFLMIKAGDVAWAMQFLVQRFGVEMRDVLVVLSGDSALSLRVRLFRITVLIYEDVTPTDRLLEALFEIGGDLPLDEPEQRGSFYNAMLEFFLRLRRYEEANGMAEKAMKAYRQADCPILCFYIALHQSVLSLLTSDFNRMGQSLRLAEDMLAKTGFDSPGDRRFLDLLTACMAYENGEPAVLLGFLQEEMAAMIAGELWPSLADVAIYYGSHALSVHMSTRVALRFLDGWSVYQPMNRQFRLSLDVRKAQILQSGNCWGDATRLLAPLRAGFDRVWIESAQEALARLAGRDEITLALSWLRQISYERPAFPHLDRKLEVMLTNPHLLVRQEIAVSLWLAFVLRQTQQNSRARTLLRQVFERCASHGGLTALSEEWLFLDHLLQDKRIVEFVMAATPARAILRRLDKGRHSSLAAARTRLTQQELKILTMLAEGASNKLIARNSGISEPTVKFHLKNVYRKLGCSRRHDAIAAAKALGWVR is encoded by the coding sequence ATGACCTCACCACTCGATGCGCCTATTGGGCGAAGCGATCTGATGGCGCGCATTGTCCATGACATTAGCCCTGTCATCGTCGTGACTGCGCCCGCAGGCTTCGGTAAGTCCTGGCTTCTTCAGGCATTGATCGCGGCGCTTGGGGCTGATGCCGCCCGGTGGACGGTGTATGATCGCCCAACCATCTCTCCTGACCTTTCGCGGCTTGAGCAAGGACACCGCTATGCCATTGCCCTGCGCCCCGGAGAGAGCTTGCCCGGGCTGGACCGCCTGCGCCTCTATGGTCAGGTGCTGGATCTTGATGGTGAGGATCTTCTGCTGCCGCAGGGCGGATTGAGCAGACGTGATTGGGACAGATGTGCCGGCTGGCCGGTCCTGTTATCGCCGGGGATAAAGTGTCAGGATGCGCTTGCTGGACAGAGCCGGCTTTCGACGTTTCTGGCCGAAGACTGTCTGGTGGGCCTGGATGATGCTGATATGTCGGCGCTTCTGGTCTGTGGAGAGAATTGGCCGTCCTGGCTTGCCATGCGTCTGCCGCCGCTTGCCCATCCCGCCACCGCAGCCTGTCAAAGGATCAAGAGCGCTTTGCCCGGCGCGCTGGAGCAAGAAATGCTCCGACGTCTTGCCGATCCGTCACGGGCTGCTGATCCGTCTGGCGTTCTGGCCCAGGCTTTACGCCGCAACCCGCGAAATCTGGAGACGGTGATCCTGAGGTTGCTGGCCTGCGATCAGGGCAAGGACGCACTGTCCCTGTTTTGCAAGGCAGGCGGTTGGTTTCTCTATTATCGGCTGGGCCATGATGCCTTCTTGCGTGTGGTGACAGGTCTTGAGGCGGGCTGTGATGACCTGCCGGAAGAACTGGCCATCAGTCGCGCCTTTCTGATGATCAAAGCCGGTGATGTGGCATGGGCAATGCAATTTCTGGTCCAGCGCTTCGGGGTGGAAATGCGCGATGTCCTGGTCGTTTTATCGGGCGATAGCGCGCTTTCCCTGCGTGTCAGGCTGTTTCGTATCACGGTCCTGATCTATGAGGATGTTACGCCGACCGACAGATTGCTGGAAGCGCTGTTTGAGATTGGTGGCGATCTACCCCTGGACGAGCCGGAGCAGCGCGGATCATTTTACAATGCCATGCTGGAGTTTTTCCTGCGGCTCCGGCGCTACGAAGAGGCAAATGGCATGGCCGAAAAGGCCATGAAGGCCTATCGGCAGGCGGATTGTCCCATTCTGTGCTTCTATATAGCGCTGCATCAATCGGTACTCAGCCTTTTGACCTCCGATTTCAACCGTATGGGCCAGTCTCTGCGGCTTGCCGAGGACATGCTGGCAAAAACAGGCTTTGACAGTCCCGGAGATCGTCGCTTTCTTGACCTGCTGACAGCTTGCATGGCCTATGAAAACGGCGAGCCAGCGGTGCTGCTTGGCTTTTTACAGGAAGAGATGGCCGCAATGATTGCGGGCGAGTTATGGCCAAGTCTGGCCGATGTCGCGATCTACTACGGCAGCCACGCCTTGAGTGTCCACATGTCTACCCGCGTCGCTCTTCGCTTTCTCGATGGCTGGAGCGTTTACCAGCCGATGAATCGGCAGTTTCGTCTCTCCCTGGATGTGCGTAAGGCGCAGATCCTGCAAAGCGGCAATTGCTGGGGCGATGCGACCCGTCTGCTTGCGCCGTTGCGGGCCGGGTTTGATCGGGTGTGGATTGAAAGCGCGCAGGAGGCTCTGGCCCGCTTGGCGGGTCGAGACGAGATTACGCTGGCCTTGAGCTGGCTGCGGCAAATCTCCTACGAGCGCCCGGCCTTTCCCCATCTCGACCGCAAGCTTGAGGTGATGCTGACCAACCCGCATCTGCTGGTCAGGCAGGAAATTGCGGTTTCCCTCTGGCTGGCCTTCGTCTTGCGGCAAACGCAGCAAAATTCCAGAGCCCGCACTCTGCTGCGACAGGTGTTTGAACGCTGCGCAAGCCATGGCGGACTGACGGCCCTCTCAGAGGAATGGCTGTTTCTCGATCACTTGCTGCAAGACAAGCGGATAGTCGAATTCGTGATGGCGGCCACCCCGGCGCGGGCTATCCTGCGGCGGCTGGACAAGGGGCGTCACAGCAGTCTTGCGGCGGCCCGGACCCGGCTGACCCAGCAGGAGCTGAAAATCCTGACCATGTTGGCGGAAGGTGCCTCCAACAAGCTGATTGCCCGCAACAGCGGCATTTCAGAGCCCACGGTGAAATTTCATCTGAAAAATGTCTATCGCAAACTTGGCTGCTCCCGGCGTCACGATGCGATTGCGGCGGCGAAGGCGCTGGGTTGGGTGCGCTAA
- a CDS encoding GntR family transcriptional regulator, with protein sequence MSENAGRWLRDEIENAILSHEFAPGLRLDETLLANRFGVSRTPVREALMQLNAIGLIEIRPRRGAIVIDPGPHRIYQMFEVMAELEGLAGSLAARRLDEQSKESILDAHKRCEISAGAGDSDSYYYDNEAFHKAIYAASRSEFLEEQCNQLHRRLRPYRRLQLRVRNRLPTSFSEHGAIVEALFRGDVEETRRLLGMHVAVQGERFSDLVANMAAR encoded by the coding sequence ATGTCTGAAAACGCGGGGCGTTGGCTGCGAGACGAAATTGAAAATGCGATTTTGTCTCATGAATTTGCGCCCGGTCTCCGGTTGGATGAGACCTTGCTGGCCAATAGGTTCGGTGTGTCGCGCACACCCGTGCGCGAGGCGCTGATGCAACTGAACGCCATTGGCCTCATCGAGATCCGTCCGCGTCGTGGCGCCATCGTTATCGATCCGGGGCCGCACCGTATCTATCAAATGTTCGAGGTCATGGCCGAGCTGGAAGGTCTGGCCGGTTCGCTTGCTGCCCGTCGGCTGGATGAGCAGTCCAAAGAGTCGATCCTTGATGCCCATAAGCGGTGTGAAATCTCCGCGGGCGCTGGCGACAGCGATAGCTATTATTATGACAACGAAGCCTTTCACAAGGCGATCTATGCGGCAAGCCGAAGCGAATTTCTGGAGGAGCAGTGCAACCAGTTGCATCGTCGCCTGCGACCCTACAGGCGGCTGCAATTGCGGGTGCGCAACCGCCTGCCGACGTCATTTTCCGAACATGGGGCGATTGTCGAGGCGCTTTTTCGAGGCGATGTCGAGGAGACAAGACGATTGCTCGGAATGCATGTGGCCGTTCAGGGTGAAAGGTTCAGCGACCTCGTTGCCAACATGGCTGCCCGGTGA
- a CDS encoding malonyl-CoA decarboxylase yields MAGTSFLSDLLSGVAERGRALLFSGSKARDRVVDTDIETLCEMLLSSRGEASGMAIAAEILDRWSRFNAAEAVQFLHMLSDRFGAEAAALDKAIDAYRTDKSPMAVIALHNAAEPRRQELLRRLNLAPNGTQKLVRMRERLLETKEDRADLGAVDTDFAHLFSSWFNRGFLTLQPIDWTTPAHILEKIIKYEAVHEIAGWEELRRRLAPADRRCFAFFHPRLRDDPLVFVEVALTRSIPSAIADVLDESRDHIGPDSATTAVFYSISNCQDGLRGISFGNFLIKQVVEDLRRDLPRLKEFVTLSPVPGFGRWISKIRDPKSGFPLSPEDRNTLALLDDPTWPDDKARADAVERVLLPLAARYFITERTPDNRPVDPVARFHLGNGARLERLNFLGDRSAKAMRQAHGLMVNYLYKLEDIETNHEALAQRGEVAASPAVKALQGKIELGLPEKTKDIKKAESLSGS; encoded by the coding sequence ATGGCCGGAACCTCTTTTCTCAGTGACCTGCTTTCGGGTGTCGCGGAACGCGGTCGCGCGCTGCTGTTTTCGGGATCGAAGGCACGCGACAGGGTCGTCGATACCGACATCGAAACCCTGTGTGAAATGCTGCTTTCAAGTCGCGGCGAAGCCTCGGGCATGGCAATCGCGGCGGAAATCCTGGATCGCTGGAGCCGTTTCAATGCCGCAGAGGCCGTCCAGTTTCTGCACATGCTGTCTGACCGTTTCGGCGCGGAAGCCGCAGCGCTCGACAAGGCGATAGACGCCTATCGGACCGACAAAAGCCCGATGGCCGTCATCGCGCTGCACAATGCAGCAGAACCGCGCCGGCAGGAGCTTTTGCGCCGCCTCAACCTTGCGCCCAACGGCACGCAAAAGCTTGTCCGCATGCGCGAGCGATTGCTGGAGACCAAGGAGGATCGCGCCGATCTTGGCGCCGTCGATACCGATTTCGCCCATCTTTTCAGCTCCTGGTTCAACCGTGGCTTTCTGACGCTGCAACCCATCGACTGGACGACACCGGCGCATATCCTGGAAAAGATCATCAAATATGAGGCCGTACACGAGATTGCCGGGTGGGAAGAATTGCGCCGGCGGCTCGCACCGGCAGATCGGCGCTGCTTCGCCTTTTTTCATCCCCGCCTGCGCGATGACCCTCTCGTTTTCGTGGAAGTGGCGCTGACCCGCTCGATACCGAGTGCCATCGCCGATGTGCTGGACGAAAGCCGGGATCATATCGGCCCCGATAGCGCAACGACTGCGGTCTTCTATTCGATTTCCAACTGCCAGGACGGGCTTCGCGGCATTTCCTTCGGAAATTTTCTCATCAAGCAGGTGGTGGAAGATCTGCGGCGGGATCTTCCCCGCCTCAAGGAATTCGTCACGCTTTCGCCAGTTCCGGGTTTCGGGCGCTGGATTTCCAAGATCAGGGATCCGAAGTCCGGTTTCCCACTGTCGCCAGAAGATCGCAATACGCTGGCTTTGCTGGATGATCCGACATGGCCTGACGATAAGGCAAGGGCGGATGCCGTGGAGCGCGTACTGCTGCCGCTCGCGGCACGATATTTCATCACTGAGCGAACGCCAGACAATCGTCCGGTGGATCCCGTTGCCCGCTTCCACCTTGGCAATGGCGCCAGACTGGAGCGGCTTAATTTTCTGGGCGATCGTTCGGCAAAGGCGATGCGCCAGGCGCATGGGCTGATGGTCAACTACCTCTACAAGCTGGAGGACATCGAGACCAATCACGAGGCCCTGGCACAGCGCGGAGAAGTGGCAGCATC